The DNA region TGCCGCACAATCCGGACTACGCCATCAATAAGTCGATCCTGATCTCCTCGACCGACGTGCGCAAGTCCAACTCGGCAGCCATGTATCTCGCGCTGGCCAGCTACATCTTCAACAACGATGAGATCGTCGACAACCAGAACCAAGTCGATGCGGTGCTCCCCAAGGCCGCCAACCTGTTCTTGCGCCAGGGCTATCAAGAGGGCAGTTCGGCGGGACCGTTCGAGGACTACTTGGCGATGGGCATGGGCAAGGCACCGCTGGTGATGATCTACGAGGCGCAGTTCATCGAGTACCAATCCACGCATAAAGGCAACCGCAACGGCGACATGGTGCTGATGTACCCGCAGCCTACGGTCTTCACCAAGCACATCTTCATCCCGTTCAACGCCAAAGGTGAGAAGCTCGGCGACCTGCTCGTCAACGACCCCGAGCTGCAGCGGCTGGCGGTCGAACACGGGCTGCGCACGTCGAATGCCGACGACGCGCGCGCCTTCTGGAAGAAGAACGACATCCACGTGCCCGACACGCTCATCAACGTGATCGACCCGCCGAGCTACGACATCCTTGAAAGCATGATCAAAGGCATCGAACAGAAATTCAACTCGTGAGAGGACGCATGTCATGAACCAGGATCCGACCACACCGACCACCACGGCGACGCCGGCCGACGCGAGCGCGGCGACCGCGCTCGTCGCCCCGGCTCCCATCACGCCCGTACCGCCCGATCAGGCGGCGCAGATGGTGCCCGTGACGCCCGAGGCGGCGACGAAGCTCGACTCGCAAGTCGCCGACTTCGTCCAACAGGTCATCACGCTCGACATCAACGGCCCGGACTTCAAGAACCGCGTCGACGCGATCAGCTCGATGGGCGACGCCGAGGTCGCCGCCTCGGCGCAGATCTCGAACCGCCTGTTGCAGCGGCCGGTCAACACGATGAGCCATGGCGCGTTCACCCAGAGCTCGGAGATCTCCAAAGGGCTTGTCGACCTGCGCAATACGGTCGAGGATCTCGATCCCTCCAAGCAAGGCGACCTGTTCTCGCCGCGCAAGCTGCTTGGCATCATCCCGTTCGGCAGCAAGATCGAGGCGTACTTCGAGAGCTACCAATCGGCGCAGACGCACCTCAACGCGATCATCAACACGCTCTACCACAGCAAGGACCAGCTGCAGCAGGACGACGCCGCGATCGATCAAGAGAAGGCGACGATGTGGGCGCTCATGCAGAAGATCGAGCAGTACATCTACCTCGCCAAGAAGCTCGACGCCGCGCTGACCGCCAAGATCGCCGGCATCGAAGCGAGCGACCCGCAGCGCGCCAAGGTGCTCAAGGAAGAAGTGCTCTTCTACACCCGCCAAAAAGAGACCGACCTGCTCACCCAGATGGCGGTCAACATGCAGGGCTACATGGCGCTCGACCTGGTCAAACGCAACAACGTCGAGCTCATCAAGGGGGTCGATCGCGCGACCACGACCACCGTGTCGGCGCTGCGCACGGCGGTCATCGTCGCTCAGGCGCTAGGCAACCAGAAACTGGTGCTCGACCAGATCACCGCGCTCAACACGACGACCGGCAACATGATCGAGTCCACCTCGCAGCTGTTGAAGCAGCAGAGCGGACAGATCTACGAGCAGGCGTCGAGCGCGACGGTTAGCGTCGCGCAGCTGCAGAGCGCGTTCGACAATATCTATCAGACGCTCGACATGATCTCCGATTACAAGATCAAGGCGCTCGACAGCATGCAGCAGACGGTCGACTCGCTGTCGACCGAGGTGGCCAAGGCCAAGACGTACCTGGACAAGACGCGCGCTGGACAGGTGGCCGAGTCGATGGCGACGCTTGACACCTCGACGGACACGAGCGGCGTCGTCAAACTGCTCCCTTCATAGGCGGATGCGCAGAGGTATGGCGGACGTGAAACCATCGATCTTCGGCGCGCGGGCCGCGGCGTTCATCGCCGCGTTGAGCGCGGGCGTGAGCATCCTGTTCTCGGGCTGCAGCTCGGGCGGCAACACCACCTCGTCCGGTCCGGTCGATGCGGGTTCGCCCAACACCTTGGTCGTGATCGCCGGCTCCGAGCTCAAGGACCTCGAGCCGTACCTCGGCCAGATCAGGGACGCGACCGGCGTGACGTTGTCGTTGCAGTACAGCGGCACGATGGCCGGCATCGACCGCATCAACGAAGGGGAGAAATTCGACGCGGCTTGGTTCTCGCAGGCCAAGTACCTGGTGATGAGCGATACCGCGCATCGCATCAAGGCGCAAGAGAAGATCATGCTGTCGCCGGTCATCATCGGCGTCAAGCAAAGCAAGGCCAAGGAGTTGGGCTGGCTTGGCAATCCCAACGTCACGTGGAAGGACGTCGCCGACAAGGCGGGCGCAGGCCAGTTCAACTACGCGATGACCAACCCGGC from Candidatus Eremiobacteraceae bacterium includes:
- a CDS encoding toxic anion resistance protein, whose product is MNQDPTTPTTTATPADASAATALVAPAPITPVPPDQAAQMVPVTPEAATKLDSQVADFVQQVITLDINGPDFKNRVDAISSMGDAEVAASAQISNRLLQRPVNTMSHGAFTQSSEISKGLVDLRNTVEDLDPSKQGDLFSPRKLLGIIPFGSKIEAYFESYQSAQTHLNAIINTLYHSKDQLQQDDAAIDQEKATMWALMQKIEQYIYLAKKLDAALTAKIAGIEASDPQRAKVLKEEVLFYTRQKETDLLTQMAVNMQGYMALDLVKRNNVELIKGVDRATTTTVSALRTAVIVAQALGNQKLVLDQITALNTTTGNMIESTSQLLKQQSGQIYEQASSATVSVAQLQSAFDNIYQTLDMISDYKIKALDSMQQTVDSLSTEVAKAKTYLDKTRAGQVAESMATLDTSTDTSGVVKLLPS